GATACGCATGTCGACCGCTCGCTCGCGAATCGCACCGAGCTGACCGAAGAGTTCCAGAACCTGATTACGCGCTATGCGTGGGGCGAGATCTGGACGCGCGACGGGCTGCCGCGCCACACGCGCAGTCTGCTGACGATCGCGATGATGGTGGCGCTCAATCGCGGCGAGGAGCTCGCGCTGCATCTGCGCGCGGCGAAGAACAACGGCGTCACGCGCGACGAGATCAAGGAAGTGCTGCTGCAGACCGCGATCTACTGCGGCGTGCCTGCGGCGAATTCGGCGTTCCACCTCGCGCAGCGCATCTTCGGCGAAGAAGACGCGGCCTGACGCCGCGCGACACGACACACGAAACTTGAAACACACCGCACGGGCGGCGCGCCGAACGGCTGCCGCCCGTGCGCGACGACATGCGCCGGCATCGCATCGGCGCAGGACGCGAAAGGCGTCGACGACAAACCCAACGGAGACAGCAATGACCGATTTCGCGCGCCAGCTCGATGTGCAGCAGTTCATTGACGAGCGGCGCTTCTCGCCCTATCAGTGGTTGATTCTGATCCTGTGCTTTCTGATCGTCGCGGCGGACGGCTTCGATACCGCCGCGATCGGTTTCGTCGCGCCCGCGCTCGGCCAGGAATGGCACGTGACGAAGGCCGCGCTCGGGCCGGTGATGAGCGCGGCGCTCGTCGGCCTCGCGCTCGGCGCGCTCACGGCGGGCCCGCTCGCCGATCGGATCGGCCGCAAGCGCGTGCTGGTCGGCTCGGTCGTGTTGTTCGGACTCTTCAGCATCGGCTGCGCGTTTGCGCAATCGGTCACGGAGCTGGCCGTGCTGCGCTTGCTGACGGGACTCGGTCTCGGCGCCGCGATGCCGAACGCGACGACGCTGATGGCCGAGTACGCGCCGCACGCGAAACGCTCGTTCCTCGTCAACACGATGTTCTGCGGCTTCACGCTCGGCTCGTCGGCGGGCGGCCTCGTCGCCGCCGCGCTGATCCCGGATCACGGCTGGCGCAGCGTGTTCATCGTCGGCGGCGTCGCGCCGCTCGTGCTCGGCGCGCTGTTGATCGCGCTGCCCGAGTCGATCCGGTTCATGGTGCTGCGCGGCGCGCCGCGCGAACGGATCGCCGCGGTGCTGCGCCGGATCGCGCCCGGCACGTCGTTCGACGGCGTGCGCTTCGTGCTGCCCGAAGACCGTGGCGAACAGCAGCGCTCGGGTGCGGCCGTCGTGCTGTCGACGCGCTACCGCGGGGGCACCGCGATGCTGTGGCTCACATATTTCATGGGACTGCTCGTCTACTACCTGCTGACGAGCTGGCTGCCGACGCTGATCCGCGATACCGGCTTCACCGTGCGCGATGCGGCGCTCGTCACCGCGCTCTTTCCGCTCGGCGGCGGCATCGGTGCGATCGCGACCGGCTGGCTGATGGACCGTTTCGAGCCGCATCGCGTGATCGCGGTCACGTATGCGCTGACGGCGCTGTTCGTCTGGATGATCGGACTGCAGGCCGGGCATCTCGCGCTGCTCGCGACCGTCGTGTTCGTCGCGGGCGTTTGCATGAACGGCGCGCAATCGTCGCTGCCGGCGCTCGCAGCCGCGTTCTATCCGACGAGCGGACGCGCGACGGGCGTCGCGTGGATGCTCGGTGTCGGGCGCTTCGGCGGGATTCTGGGTGCGTTTTCAGGCGGCTTGCTGCTGCAGGCGCAGCTCGGGTTCGGCACGATTTTCTCGATGCTCGCGG
This genomic stretch from Burkholderia oklahomensis C6786 harbors:
- the pcaC gene encoding 4-carboxymuconolactone decarboxylase codes for the protein MNDDQRYEAGMKVRRAVLGDTHVDRSLANRTELTEEFQNLITRYAWGEIWTRDGLPRHTRSLLTIAMMVALNRGEELALHLRAAKNNGVTRDEIKEVLLQTAIYCGVPAANSAFHLAQRIFGEEDAA
- a CDS encoding aromatic acid/H+ symport family MFS transporter; translation: MTDFARQLDVQQFIDERRFSPYQWLILILCFLIVAADGFDTAAIGFVAPALGQEWHVTKAALGPVMSAALVGLALGALTAGPLADRIGRKRVLVGSVVLFGLFSIGCAFAQSVTELAVLRLLTGLGLGAAMPNATTLMAEYAPHAKRSFLVNTMFCGFTLGSSAGGLVAAALIPDHGWRSVFIVGGVAPLVLGALLIALPESIRFMVLRGAPRERIAAVLRRIAPGTSFDGVRFVLPEDRGEQQRSGAAVVLSTRYRGGTAMLWLTYFMGLLVYYLLTSWLPTLIRDTGFTVRDAALVTALFPLGGGIGAIATGWLMDRFEPHRVIAVTYALTALFVWMIGLQAGHLALLATVVFVAGVCMNGAQSSLPALAAAFYPTSGRATGVAWMLGVGRFGGILGAFSGGLLLQAQLGFGTIFSMLAVPALIAAGALMVKRAAALRDAEPNAPTRAA